In one Stegostoma tigrinum isolate sSteTig4 chromosome 28, sSteTig4.hap1, whole genome shotgun sequence genomic region, the following are encoded:
- the rer1 gene encoding protein RER1, which translates to MSEGDSSGDAIHGKPSAISRFFTQIGQIYQSFLDKSTPHGIIRWIVTFVFGAVYMIRVYILQGWYIVTYALGIYHLNLFIAFLSPKVDPSLMEDSDDGPALPTKQNEEFRPFIRRLPEFKFWHSATKGIIVAMICTFFDAFNVPVFWPILVMYFIMLFCITMKRQIKHMIKYRYLPFTHGKRTYKGKEDSTKAFAS; encoded by the exons ATGTCAGAAGGGGACAGCAGTGGAGATGCCATTCACGGGAAACCATCAGCAATCAGCAGGTTTTTTACGCAGATTGGACAG ATCTACCAGTCCTTCTTAGACAAGTCCACACCCCATGGCATCATACGATGGATTGTAACATTTGTCTTTGGTGCAGTCTACATGATTAGAGTTTACATCCTGCAG GGATGGTACATTGTGACGTACGCCTTGGGGATTTACCACCTGAACCTCTTCATTGCTTTCCTGTCCCCAAAAGTTGACCCATCACTAATGGAAGATTCAG ATGATGGACCTGCTTTACCAACAAAGCAAAATGAGGAATTTAGACCATTTATAAGAAGGCTGCCAGAGTTCAAGTTCTG GCACTCTGCTACAAAAGGAATAATAGTAGCCATGATTTGCACATTTTTCGATGCCTTCAATGTACCAGTTTTCTGGCCAATCTTGGTCATGTACTTCATTATGCTTTTCTGCATTACTATGAAGAGACAGATTAAG CACATGATCAAGTACAGATATCTACCGTTCACTCATGGGAAAAGGACGTACAAGGGGAAGGAGGATTCTACGAAAGCATTTGCCAGTTAG
- the pex10 gene encoding peroxisome biogenesis factor 10, producing MPLPVLQPQLIRSNQKDEYYLNSLRSCANDIFHIFAGAKRWLEWKKEIELLADLTYFFLTTFSGYQTLGEEYVNIIQVDSSGQRVPSSTRRAVLIVLHICIPYLLDRGLNRLEQDLQAENERSWAPDHRHVSPGVSHWLQAAITALTEQQKKVLLQTTYILRQAISFLHRLHLGIFYLNGAFYHIAKRFTRITYLCVRGLFSDNAGLRRSYELLGKISLLQLALTVATEVNSYRQKQRARQEWKLHRNLPYSRNLSQDHSARSSKCILCLEERRHSTATPCGHLFCWECITEWCNTKAECPLCRETFQPHRLIYVRHYI from the exons ATGCCCTTACCTGTGCTTCAACCTCAACTGATCCGCTCAAACCAGAAGGATGAGTACTACCTGAACTCTCTGCGAAGCTGTGCTAATGACATTTTCCACATCTTTGCTG GTGCTAAACGATGGCTGGAATGGAAGAAGGAGATTGAGTTACTGGCAGACCTGAcctacttttttttaacaaccTTTTCAG GTTACCAGACGTTAGGTGAGGAGTATGTTAACATCATCCAGGTGGACTCCAGTGGGCAGCGGGTGCCATCCTCCACCAGACGGGCGGTGCTCATTGTCCTTCACATCTGCATTCCTTATCTGCTGGATCGAGGACTGAACCGTCTGGAGCAGGATCTCCAGGCAGAGAATGAGAGATCCTGGGCACCAGATCACAGACACGTCAGTCCAGGAGTCTCGCACTGGCTGCAGGCAGCAATCACTGCCCTGACTGAGCAGCAGAAAAAAGTGTTGCTGCAGACTACCTACATCCTGCGACAGGCGATCTCATTTCTTCACCGTCTACACCTTGGCATCTTCTACCTCAACGGAGCTTTCTACCACATAGctaaaagattcaccaggatcaCTTAC CTGTGTGTACGTGGTTTATTCAGTGACAATGCTGGACTCCGGCGGAGTTACGAATTGCTGGGGAAGATTTCTCTGCTGCAGCTAGCCCTGACTGTTGCCACGGAGGTGAACAGCTACCGGCAAAAGCAGCGTGCCCGGCAAGAGTGGAAACTCCATCGCAACCTTCCCTACtcgag AAACCTCTCTCAGGACCATTCAGCCCGCAGCTCCAAGTGTATACTTTGTTTGGAAGAACGTAGACACTCAACAGCCACACCATGCGGCCACCTCTTCTGCTGGGAATGCATCACAGAATGGTGCAATACAAAG GCAGAATGTCCACTTTGTCGGGAGACATTCCAGCCCCACAGACTCATCTACGTGCGTCATTACATTTAG